The following proteins are co-located in the Phreatobacter oligotrophus genome:
- a CDS encoding helix-turn-helix domain-containing protein encodes MSRREAATYLRLSEMTVHRLASAGHIQRVKIGRRALYRREDLDRLIAQGARRA; translated from the coding sequence ATGAGCCGCCGCGAGGCGGCCACGTACCTGCGGCTTTCCGAAATGACGGTGCACCGCCTCGCATCCGCGGGACACATCCAGCGGGTGAAGATCGGCCGGCGCGCTCTCTACCGTCGCGAAGATCTCGACCGGCTCATTGCACAGGGGGCGCGACGCGCATGA